A window of Oncorhynchus keta strain PuntledgeMale-10-30-2019 chromosome 27, Oket_V2, whole genome shotgun sequence contains these coding sequences:
- the si:ch211-180f4.1 gene encoding leucine-rich repeat neuronal protein 1 yields MGGSGICARLMIVCLMGISCQSSEASSPCPAQCVCETRPWYTPQSVYHQAKTVDCNELHLSGVPWNISGDTQVLLLQSNNISSVSVELQSLVNLTELDLSQNHFTQIQDIGLHNLTQLVTLYLEENQVKELQDFCLKDLDSLEELYINHNQISSIGPKAFSGLRNLLRLHLNSNKLVAIDSHWFESLPNLEILMIGENPILGLQDMNFHPLSKLHSLVLAGMGLREVPSGAFQGLEYLESLSFFDNKLTAVPKDALRVLPNLKFLDLNKNPIGRVQEGDFHDFPHLEELSLNNMEGLVAIERGAFSNLPEMAKLEIYNNPHLAYIDRAAFIDMGGLRTLLVHNNDISLLSHEVLSSFPSLDEVSLHSNPLRCDCLSNWGPVLGNQSTLKLLESQITLCASPPHLVGHALQEVVTTSWNVVSNTCLPHISLHTFPPLLNVTAGQPLTLDCWAVADPAPQFYWVTPTGDKVTSEAVSAVMVDGRSTKKHRLQEQGALEILQVEPADSGLYTCVAWNTEGADTRSVSVYVEKGDWHGGRLNVGGHTVNTIMALVVLAKIIHSQSVVLEWKLYPPHFHSHEASQPKWSSATMKIDNPQISYTAKVPVDVQEYNLTHLLPSTEYRVCLTMSATEQQTQHSCINVTTKEASFAVEMVAQPTNVALAAVMGSMFAICIMALLVFYMGRRMKQKSCHHSLKKYVQHATSIPLNELYPPLINLWENETEKEKEGPVDPQNSQIDTSKTYMW; encoded by the coding sequence ATGGGAGGATCTGGGATCTGTGCTCGGCTGATGATTGTCTGTCTAATGGGGATCTCATGTCaaagttcagaagctagttctcCCTGCCCAGCGCAGTGTGTATGTGAAACACGTCCATGGTACACACCTCAATCGGTATACCATCAGGCCAAGACGGTGGACTGCAATGAGCTCCATCTTAGTGGGGTCCCGTGGAATATTTCAGGTGACACTCAGGTGCTTCTCCTCCAGagtaacaacatctcctctgtgtctgtggaGCTCCAGAGTCTAGTCAACCTCACAGAGCTAGACCTCTCCCAAAACCACTTCACACAGATCCAAGACATTGGACTGCACAACCTGACCCAGCTTGTCACTCTCTACCTTGAGGAAAACCAAGTAAAAGAACTGCAAGATTTCTGTCTGAAGGATCTTGACAGTTTGGAAGAGCTTTACATCAACCATAACCAAATCTCCTCCATTGGGCCTAAAGCCTTCTCTGGGCTCAGAAACCTCCTGAGGCTCCATCTCAACTCCAACAAGCTGGTGGCCATAGACAGCCACTGGTTTGAGTCTCTCCCTAACCTGGAGATTCTCATGATTGGGGAGAACCCCATCCTGGGGTTACAGGATATGAACTTCCACCCCTTGTCAAAGCTGCACAGTCTGGTGCTGGCTGGCATGGGCCTCAGGGAGGTCCCGTCAGGAGCTTTCCAGGGGTTGGAATACCTGGAGAGTCTGTCCTTCTTTGACAACAAGCTGACAGCAGTCCCCAAAGATGCCCTCCGGGTCCTACCAAATCTCAAGTTCTTAGACCTTAACAAGAATCCCATTGGCCGTGTTCAGGAGGGAGACTTCCATGATTTCCCCCATCTGGAGGAGCTGAGTCTGAATAACATGGAGGGCCTGGTTGCCATTGAGAGGGGGGCGTTCTCCAACCTCCCAGAGATGGCAAAACTGGAAATTTATAACAACCCCCATTTAGCTTATATTGATCGTGCTGCTTTCATTGACATGGGTGGCCTGCGCACTCTGTTAGTCCACAACAATGACATCAGCCTCTTGTCACACGAGGTTTTGTCCTCTTTCCCTAGCCTGGATGAAGTGAGTCTCCACAGTAACCCTCTCAGGTGTGACTGCCTCTCTAACTGGGGCCCAGTCCTGGGGAACCAGTCCACCCTCAAGTTGCTGGAGTCCCAAATCACCCTCTGTGCCTCCCCTCCCCATTTGGTTGGCCACGCCCTCCAGGAAGTGGTCACCACCAGCTGGAATGTTGTCAGCAACACCTGCCTCCCTCACATCTCCCTGCACACATTCCCCCCACTGCTCAATGTCACTGCTGGACAACCCCTGACTCTGGACTGTTGGGCTGTTGCTGACCCTGCACCTCAGTTCTACTGGGTGACGCCAACAGGAGACAAGGTGACCTCAGAGGCTGTCTCTGCAGTCATGGTGGACGGCAGGAGCACAAAGAAACACAGACTGCAGGAACAGGGGGCTCTGGAGATCCTCCAGGTTGAGCCAGCTGATTCTGGTCTGTACACGTGCGTGGCGTGGAACACAGAGGGGGCGGACACGCGTAGTGTGTCAGTGTACGTGGAGAAAGGAGACTGGCACGGTGGCAGGCTGAATGTCGGGGGGCACACGGTAAACACCATAATGGCCCTGGTGGTCCTGGCTAAGATCATCCACTCCCAGTCAGTGGTCCTGGAGTGGAAACTCTACCCTCCTCATTTCCACAGCCATGAGGCATCTCAGCCCAAGTGGTCCAGCGCCACCATGAAGATTGACAACCCTCAGATCAGCTATACAGCCAAGGTTCCGGTTGATGTGCAAGAATACAACCTGACTCACCTGTTGCCCTCGACAGAGTACAGAGTGTGTCTGACCATGTCAGCTACAGAACAACAGACGCAACACTCCTGCATCAACGTCACCACCAAGGAGGCCAGTTTTGCTGTGGAGATGGTGGCCCAGCCCACCAATGTGGCCCTTGCAGCTGTCATGGGCTCCATGTTTGCCATCTGCATCATGGCCCTGCTTGTGTTCTACATGGGCCGGCGTATGAAGCAGAAATCCTGCCATCACTCCCTGAAGAAATACGTGCAGCATGCCACCTCCATCCCCCTGAATGAGCTCTACCCTCCCCTGATCAACCTGTGGGAGAACGAGactgagaaggagaaagagggtcCAGTGGATCCCCAGAACTCTCAGATTGACACCTCAAAGACATACATGTGGTAA